A window of Leptolyngbya sp. FACHB-261 genomic DNA:
CGACCGACAGGTCTTGGTTGACCGCCCAGATGTCTCGGGGCGGGAGGCGATTCTCAAGGTCCATGTGCGCGAGGTCAAGTTAGCAGAGGGCGTGGATCTAGCCAAGATTGCGGCTCGCACCCCCGGTTTTGCTGGTGCAGATCTAGCCAACCTGGTGAACGAAGCCACTTTGCTGGCCGGGCGCAACCAACGCTCAGGCGTGATGATGACTGACTTTGAAGAAGCGATTGAGCGGGTAATCGCAGGCTTAGAGCGTAAGAGCCGGGTACTGAACTCTAACGAGAAGGTAGTGGTGGCTTACCACGAAGTCGGCCATGCCATTGTTGGCGCCCTGATGCCAGGAGCGGATCCTGTCACCAAGATTTCGATCATCCCACGAGGTGCATCCGCCTTGGGCTACACCCTACAGTTACCCACCGAAGATCGCTTCCTGATGGAACGGGAAGAACTGCTGGGGCGCATCACTACTCTGCTGGGCGGCCGCGCTGCCGAGGAAGTCACCTTTGGGCGCATCACCTCTGGGGCCAGCAATGATATTGAGCGGGCAACTCAGACTGCCATCTTGATGGTCACCCAATTTGGCATGAGCAAGCTGGGGCCGGTGAACTACGAGCAGGACCAAGGGGGCTTTCTCGAAGCCTCGCAAAAGCGCCGCATGGTCAGTGAGAAAACTGCTCAGGCCATTGACCAGGAAGTCAGCCAGATCATCGACGCCTGCCACCAGCGAGCAGTGGCAACCCTGCGTGAAAACCAAGCCCTGCTAGTCGAGATGGCGGAACACCTGTTGGAGCGGGAAATCCTGGATGGGCCCGATCTGCTGGGCTATCTCAAGCGTTCCGTGCCCCTACCCGCTGCCAACAGCTGAAGGACTGTAAGAAAAGCTTCAGACTTCCTTAACAACTGACTGGATGACAAGCTACTCTAGGAGTATTTCTACCCTTTCTGTCGACATCCCGTCCTCCCAGGCAGACCTTGACGCAACCGCCCTTCCCCTTGCCTCCAGGCGTGCAAGAGCTATCCGCAGTGGGACAGCAGCCCGACTCTGTCTTGAAGTTGCTGCTGTTTGTTGATCGGCGCCCAGGTGCACAAGAACTGATCCGGCAAGCCCGCTCACTGTTGGAGCGTTTGGGCTCTGGCTTGCAAATGGAATTGGAAGTTGTCGACATTTGTGAGCAGCCCTACCTAGTCGAACACTTCAAGCTAGTTGCAACCCCTGCCCTGGTCAAAATCAATCCGTCACCCCGCCAGACCCTAGCTGGCAATAATCTGGTTTACCAGATTGAGCACTGGTGGCCTCGTTGGCAACAAGAGCTGGTTGAAGCCAGCTCCGATGGCGCGAGCCTCGACCAAGGCAAACGCGAGGCTGATTCGCTGGCGGCTTCGGCTCAGGTTCTGCGTCTATCCGATGAGTTGTTTCGGCTGCAGCAGGAGAAAGAAGAGTTGCAGCAGCAGTTGGCTTTTAAGGATCGCATCCTGGCGATGCTGGCCCATGACCTGCGCAATCCTCTGACCGCCGCTTCGATTGCCCTAGAAACCATTGAACTGAGCGGTGATCGCCTCACCCCTCAATTGATGGCCCAGATGGTGCGCCACGCTCGCACCCAAACCAAGGCCATGAACCGCATGATCACCGATATTTTGCAGGCGGCGCGTGGCACCAGTGCAGAGTTTACGATCGCGGCCTGCCAATTTGACATTACACACTTATGCAAAGAAGTTTTATTGCACCTGCGCAACCGCTTCGATAGTAAGCAGCAAACCATCGAAGAGGATCTACCCACCGATCTGCCCCTGGTTTACGCCGACACGGAGCGTATTCGGCAAGTTCTGATCAATCTGCTCGACAACGCCAGCAAGTACACCCCAGCCGGTGGCACTATTCAGATGCGAGCCATGCATCGAACCACTCAGAAAGTGCAAATCAGTGTGGGAGACAACGGTCCTGGCATTCCAGAGGAAAACCGAGAGCGAATTTTTGAAGACCAATTCCGCCTCAAACGCGATGAGGCCCAGGATGGGTACGGCATTGGCTTGTCGCTGTGCCGCCGCATTATCCGCGCGCACTATGGCCAGATTTGGGTTGACTCGGTGCCAGGCTGCGGGAGCTCCTTCCACTTCACTCTGCCTGTCTTTGATCAGAAACGCTCTACCCAGTAGGTTGCCCCAACCCTGGCTATCGCGTTAATGGCCAGGCAAATGCGTTAATAGCTAGGCAACTACGTACACCATATACATAGGCAAACCTGCTTCGGGATCTGTTTCCAGATCAATTCAAGACTTCTCAAGTCTGCATAATTTCCCTTTCTACGTGGATATACCATGTCACTGAGGCAGAAATTTCTGTGCTCTGGTGAATGTTCGGATCCATTTGGAGAGGCAGCGAGTTATGACGTCTCGAGCCCAATTCTCTGCCTCGCGGCATCTGGCTGGCTTGGCAATGATCTCGCTGGCTTCTGCCGCTGCGTTGATCAATGTCTGTAAGTATCCGCTCCTGACTTCTCTAGGCTTAGCTCCCTCTGTACCAGTGCTCTACGACTGGGGAGGTTTAGCAGCAGTTGAAAGCTATCTAGAACAGGTGAATGTCAAAGCCCGGGACGACGAGGGGAATACACCGTTGCATTGGGCCGTTCTCTTCAACATTGATCAACGAGTTGCTCCCTTAGTAGCCCGCGGTGCGGAGGTCAACGCTCGCGATGCGGAAGGCGATATGCCCCTGCATCTGGCAACTACCCAAGGCGCGCGGCTATTGGTCGCTCAACTGATTGCTGAGGGAGCCCAGGTCAACGCCAGAGATCATCAGGGCAATACGCCCCTGCATCTGGCAATCCGCCATCGACAAACAGGGGTTGCAGCGTTTTTGCTTAATCACGGTGCTCAGGTTGAGGCTACAGATCGCCAGGGCCTCACACCCTTGCACCTCGCTGCTGAGCAGGGCAATGCAGACTTCGTCGCTCTGCTGCTCCAGCGAGGAGCTCAAGTTAATACCACTGACCGCAAAGGGAATACCCCGCTCAACATCGCAGCCCGCTTTGACCAGGAAGCCGTTGCTGCCTTGCTGCTGCAACGAGGGGCGCAGGTCAATAGTCATAATGGGCAGGCGATCACACCTCTGCATACCGCTGCCGAGAGCAGCAGTCTGGCAGTAGCCACTCTGCTCCTGAAGCAAGGGGCTGACGTCAACGCTCAAGACAAGCGGGGTCTAACCCCTTTACACTTGGCAGCGGCAACTGGCTGGAGCGGTCAGAAGCAGCTAGCCGCCTTACTGATTGACCACGGCGCTCAGCTTGAGGCCAAAGACCCTCAAGGGCTGACGCCTTTACATCAGGCAGCCCGTTATGGACAACGTAACGTCGCTGCGTTGCTGATTGCTCAAGGTGCCTCAATTAACGCCAGAGATAACCACGGCTTAACGCCTCTGCATGTTGCTGTTCGCTCGCGGGCGGAGTATGGCCAGAAGGGAGTTCCAGAGCTGCTGCTGGC
This region includes:
- a CDS encoding histidine kinase; its protein translation is MTQPPFPLPPGVQELSAVGQQPDSVLKLLLFVDRRPGAQELIRQARSLLERLGSGLQMELEVVDICEQPYLVEHFKLVATPALVKINPSPRQTLAGNNLVYQIEHWWPRWQQELVEASSDGASLDQGKREADSLAASAQVLRLSDELFRLQQEKEELQQQLAFKDRILAMLAHDLRNPLTAASIALETIELSGDRLTPQLMAQMVRHARTQTKAMNRMITDILQAARGTSAEFTIAACQFDITHLCKEVLLHLRNRFDSKQQTIEEDLPTDLPLVYADTERIRQVLINLLDNASKYTPAGGTIQMRAMHRTTQKVQISVGDNGPGIPEENRERIFEDQFRLKRDEAQDGYGIGLSLCRRIIRAHYGQIWVDSVPGCGSSFHFTLPVFDQKRSTQ
- a CDS encoding ankyrin repeat domain-containing protein — protein: MTSRAQFSASRHLAGLAMISLASAAALINVCKYPLLTSLGLAPSVPVLYDWGGLAAVESYLEQVNVKARDDEGNTPLHWAVLFNIDQRVAPLVARGAEVNARDAEGDMPLHLATTQGARLLVAQLIAEGAQVNARDHQGNTPLHLAIRHRQTGVAAFLLNHGAQVEATDRQGLTPLHLAAEQGNADFVALLLQRGAQVNTTDRKGNTPLNIAARFDQEAVAALLLQRGAQVNSHNGQAITPLHTAAESSSLAVATLLLKQGADVNAQDKRGLTPLHLAAATGWSGQKQLAALLIDHGAQLEAKDPQGLTPLHQAARYGQRNVAALLIAQGASINARDNHGLTPLHVAVRSRAEYGQKGVPELLLARGAAVNARDQQGVTPLGYAIHSNRYRLIRLLKQKGAVQ